From the genome of Papaver somniferum cultivar HN1 chromosome 2, ASM357369v1, whole genome shotgun sequence, one region includes:
- the LOC113352523 gene encoding uncharacterized protein LOC113352523 produces the protein MRDFAFYNLKWLEKYDNWSYKLGVRGTSDHGALFGGVNQNDKPKNITFRYQPVWTTHPNFRSAIQDSWEEECDGNPAFCFIIKLKSYCKGMHELASQQYNELLRIKSRVKWVKEGGENTAFFHANYRIRKAQNNINELENADDNLVTTQDQIADTLVSYYQKKFEEKQVDFVQEEIRDAVLGMEANSALGPDGFPGSFYGFA, from the exons ATGCGTGACTTTGCTTTTTACAATTTAAAATGGCTGGAAAAATATGATAATTGGAGTTACAAATTGGGAGTTAGAGGAACTTCAGATCATGGAGCATTATTTGGAGGAGTTAATCAAAATGACAAGCCAAAGAATATTACTTTTAGATATCAACCAGTTTGGACTACTCATCCTAATTTTCGAAGTGCTATACAAGATTCATGGGAAGAAGAATGTGATGGAAATCCAGCATTCTGTTTTATCATTAAATTGAAAAG TTACTGCAAGGGGATGCATGAATTGGCTTCTCAGCAATATAATGAGTTACTGAGAATTAAATCAAGAGTTAAGTGGGTAAAGGAGGGTGGAGAAAATACTGCTTTCTTCCATGCAAACTATAGAATTAGAAAAGCACAGAACAACATAAATGAATTGGAGAATGCAGATGACAATCTAGTTACAACTCAAGACCAAATTGCTGATACTCTTGTATCATATTATCAGAAGAAGTTTGAAGAGAAGCAAGTTGATTTTGT TCAAGAGGAAATTAGGGATGCAGTTTTAGGAATGGAGGCAAATAGTGCTCTTGGGCCAGATGGCTTCCCTGGCAGTTTCTATGGATTTGCATGA